One Neorhizobium sp. NCHU2750 genomic window carries:
- a CDS encoding NAD(P)/FAD-dependent oxidoreductase, with translation MSVEKIHTLVVGAGQAGVAMSEHLSKNGVKHLVLERGRIAERWRSMRWDSLVANGPAWHDRFPGMDFPGNPDAFVGKDGVADYFADYAEKHGAPIRCGVDVTSVERLEGRPGFRVETSEGTFEAQNVVSATGPFQKPNIPPIVAADSGIRQMHSSEYRNPAQLAEGAVLVVGAGSSGVQIAEEIMRSGRQVYLSVGPHDRPPRSYRGRDFVWWLGVLGKWDAQPQAPGTEHVTIAVSGANGGKTIDFRRLAAEGMILVGMTGGYADGKISFAGDLGRNLNRGDDNYLSLLDEADAFIERNALDLPEEPAARVLGPEVDCVTNPLGELDLAQAGVTTIIWATGFVSDYRWLKVDAFDEAGRPKHQRGVSPEKGIYFLGLPWLSGRGSSFIWGVWHDAKHIADHILIQENYLNYSPHG, from the coding sequence ATGTCAGTCGAAAAGATCCACACGCTCGTGGTTGGAGCCGGTCAGGCCGGGGTCGCGATGAGCGAGCATCTCAGCAAGAATGGCGTTAAGCATCTCGTTCTTGAACGTGGTCGCATCGCTGAGCGGTGGCGCTCGATGCGGTGGGACTCATTGGTTGCCAATGGGCCTGCCTGGCACGACCGGTTTCCCGGCATGGACTTTCCCGGAAATCCGGATGCCTTTGTTGGCAAGGACGGGGTTGCCGACTATTTCGCCGACTATGCAGAGAAGCATGGAGCGCCGATCCGCTGTGGCGTCGACGTGACCAGCGTCGAACGGCTGGAAGGACGCCCCGGCTTTCGGGTTGAGACCTCTGAGGGCACGTTCGAAGCGCAGAACGTGGTTTCTGCGACCGGCCCCTTCCAGAAGCCGAATATTCCGCCGATCGTCGCCGCAGATTCCGGCATCCGCCAGATGCATTCCAGCGAATATCGCAATCCGGCGCAGCTCGCCGAGGGCGCCGTACTCGTGGTTGGCGCCGGCTCCTCGGGCGTTCAGATTGCCGAGGAGATTATGCGTTCCGGACGACAGGTCTATCTCTCGGTCGGCCCCCACGACCGCCCGCCACGCTCCTATCGCGGCCGTGACTTCGTCTGGTGGCTGGGCGTTCTCGGCAAGTGGGATGCCCAACCGCAAGCGCCCGGGACGGAACATGTGACGATTGCTGTCAGCGGCGCAAACGGCGGCAAGACCATCGATTTCCGCCGTCTGGCTGCGGAGGGCATGATTCTGGTCGGCATGACGGGCGGCTATGCCGACGGTAAGATTTCCTTCGCTGGCGATCTCGGCCGCAATCTCAACCGGGGTGACGATAATTACCTGTCGCTCCTCGACGAAGCCGATGCATTTATCGAGCGAAATGCACTGGACCTGCCCGAAGAGCCGGCAGCGCGCGTTCTGGGCCCTGAGGTCGACTGCGTCACTAATCCGCTTGGCGAACTTGATCTCGCCCAAGCCGGGGTCACGACCATCATCTGGGCAACGGGCTTCGTCTCCGACTATCGCTGGCTGAAGGTCGATGCTTTCGACGAGGCCGGCCGGCCGAAGCACCAGCGCGGGGTTTCTCCCGAAAAAGGCATATATTTCTTAGGCCTGCCCTGGCTTTCCGGCCGCGGTTCGAGCTTTATCTGGGGCGTGTGGCATGACGCAAAGCATATCGCCGATCATATCCTTATCCAGGAAAACTATCTGAACTACTCACCACATGGCTGA
- the argE gene encoding acetylornithine deacetylase, with translation MTETENWLGRLIAHPAVSADTNLPLIDEIETHLVAAGAICERFPDATGTKAALLARFGPDAAGGLMLSGHVDVVPAMGQAWTVPPFEATWLEGRIYGRGSTDMKGFVASVMALVERLEPETLTAPLWLAISYDEEIGCVGVRPMLEEIADRGIRPDLIVVGEPTSMQLGLGHKGKMAFSVAATGTPRHSSEAPLVVNALHLATDFVVGLRGLQDEIEAKGPREEGYSVPYATVHVGKLAGGTAVNLVPDRAELLMECRIMAADDPLALVERIRKIASAAARPYQARFGEADITVEDTGSYPGLATEVDDPAVEAFRGCLPEGTADCRVSFGTEGGLFAQSLDVPVVICGPGSMEQGHRPDEFIERSQLIACDRMLLEAVHRFCRQEPSADQDF, from the coding sequence ATGACTGAGACTGAAAACTGGCTCGGTCGATTGATTGCGCATCCCGCCGTGAGCGCCGACACCAATCTGCCCCTGATTGATGAAATAGAGACGCATCTCGTGGCGGCCGGCGCGATCTGCGAGCGCTTCCCCGACGCAACGGGAACCAAGGCGGCACTCCTGGCTCGGTTCGGGCCGGATGCGGCCGGCGGCCTGATGCTGTCCGGCCATGTCGATGTTGTGCCCGCAATGGGGCAGGCCTGGACGGTGCCGCCCTTCGAGGCAACATGGCTCGAAGGGCGCATCTATGGCCGCGGCTCGACCGACATGAAGGGCTTCGTTGCATCCGTCATGGCGCTTGTGGAAAGGCTGGAGCCAGAGACCCTGACGGCGCCGCTCTGGCTGGCGATCTCCTACGATGAGGAGATCGGCTGTGTTGGTGTGCGCCCGATGCTCGAGGAAATCGCCGATCGAGGCATTCGCCCTGATCTCATCGTGGTCGGCGAGCCGACCTCGATGCAGCTTGGCCTCGGCCACAAGGGGAAGATGGCTTTCAGTGTTGCTGCTACCGGCACGCCGCGACATTCATCCGAGGCGCCTCTCGTCGTAAATGCCTTGCATCTGGCAACGGATTTCGTCGTGGGCCTGCGCGGGCTGCAGGATGAGATCGAGGCGAAAGGTCCCCGTGAGGAGGGCTATTCGGTGCCTTATGCAACGGTGCATGTCGGAAAACTCGCCGGCGGAACGGCGGTCAATCTTGTTCCCGATCGGGCCGAACTGCTGATGGAGTGCCGCATCATGGCGGCAGACGACCCTCTCGCCCTCGTTGAACGAATTCGCAAGATCGCATCCGCTGCCGCGAGGCCCTACCAAGCGCGATTTGGCGAGGCCGACATCACGGTGGAGGATACCGGCAGTTATCCCGGCCTTGCCACGGAAGTAGATGATCCGGCGGTCGAAGCGTTCAGGGGATGCCTGCCCGAGGGAACGGCGGATTGTCGCGTCAGCTTCGGAACGGAAGGCGGACTTTTTGCGCAGTCGCTCGATGTGCCGGTCGTCATTTGTGGTCCGGGAAGCATGGAGCAGGGCCATCGGCCGGATGAGTTCATCGAACGGAGCCAGCTGATCGCTTGCGATCGGATGCTGCTGGAGGCCGTCCATCGCTTCTGCCGACAGGAGCCGTCGGCCGACCAGGATTTTTGA
- a CDS encoding LysR family transcriptional regulator: MRFTLRQLEYFIATAEAGSITLASERIHVSQPSISTAISQLEIELNTQLFLRRHAQGLSLTPAGQKLLLQAKTVMEQVQNLYTTASEATEQVRGTLSLGCLLTFAPMLLPEVSQSFHAAYQAAHVRPTVADHSTLLSKLERAELDIALSYDLSVPEDFEFTPLAELPPYVQVAETDPLAARSAVTLAELAEREFILLDLPLSRDYFLALFVAAGVTPNIVAQIQHQEVIRTMVGNRYGYTLANVRPKNKAALDGRRLVSLRLAGEHRPMRIGLIRVGQQVTTRLVRSFEDHCRQLISDNYVPGMDAPVLNLRRT; encoded by the coding sequence ATGCGCTTCACACTTCGCCAGCTCGAATATTTCATCGCGACCGCGGAAGCTGGCTCGATCACACTTGCATCCGAGCGGATTCATGTCTCCCAGCCATCGATCTCCACCGCTATATCGCAGCTGGAAATCGAGCTGAACACGCAGCTCTTCCTACGCCGCCATGCGCAAGGTCTTTCCCTGACGCCAGCCGGCCAGAAGCTGCTGCTACAGGCAAAGACCGTGATGGAACAGGTGCAAAATCTGTATACGACAGCATCGGAGGCCACAGAGCAGGTTCGGGGAACCTTGTCCCTCGGTTGCCTTTTGACATTTGCCCCCATGCTGCTGCCTGAAGTCAGCCAGAGCTTTCACGCCGCATACCAGGCGGCCCATGTCCGGCCGACGGTCGCCGATCACAGCACGCTTCTTTCGAAGCTCGAGCGGGCCGAGTTGGATATTGCTCTTTCCTACGATTTGTCGGTTCCGGAGGACTTCGAGTTCACGCCGCTTGCGGAGCTGCCGCCCTATGTCCAGGTGGCTGAAACGGACCCGCTGGCTGCCCGTTCGGCTGTGACGCTCGCCGAACTGGCGGAGCGGGAATTCATTCTTCTCGATCTGCCGCTGTCACGCGACTATTTCCTTGCCCTGTTTGTCGCTGCTGGAGTGACGCCGAATATCGTCGCGCAGATCCAGCATCAGGAAGTCATCCGCACGATGGTCGGCAATCGCTATGGCTATACGCTTGCCAATGTCCGGCCCAAGAACAAGGCGGCACTGGACGGGCGGCGCCTCGTTTCGCTGCGGCTCGCAGGCGAGCACAGACCGATGCGCATCGGGCTCATCCGGGTCGGCCAGCAGGTGACGACCCGGCTTGTGCGCAGTTTCGAAGATCATTGCCGCCAGCTGATCTCGGACAATTATGTTCCGGGCATGGACGCACCGGTCCTCAATCTGCGTCGGACCTGA
- a CDS encoding RidA family protein: MAHTRIRKFNTKETYPEQKLDNDLCQAVVARGTVIFLRGQCPQDLDTAKNIDSHDPVDQTHKVMQNIRQLVEEAGGRMEHVTKLVVYLTDVRHREAVYRTMGEYIKGVFPVCTGLVVVALARPEWLVEIDATAVIPD; encoded by the coding sequence ATGGCGCATACCCGCATCCGCAAATTCAACACCAAGGAAACCTATCCCGAGCAGAAGCTCGATAACGACCTTTGCCAGGCCGTCGTCGCACGCGGCACCGTCATCTTCCTGCGCGGTCAGTGCCCTCAGGACCTCGACACGGCGAAGAACATCGACAGCCACGATCCGGTCGATCAGACCCATAAGGTCATGCAGAATATCCGCCAGCTGGTCGAGGAGGCCGGAGGCAGGATGGAACACGTGACCAAGCTTGTCGTCTATCTCACCGATGTGCGCCACCGCGAGGCGGTCTATCGGACGATGGGCGAATATATCAAAGGCGTGTTTCCGGTCTGCACCGGCCTCGTCGTCGTAGCCCTTGCCCGTCCCGAGTGGCTGGTCGAGATCGATGCAACGGCCGTGATCCCGGACTGA